One genomic segment of Streptomyces sp. RKND-216 includes these proteins:
- a CDS encoding penicillin-binding transpeptidase domain-containing protein, with protein MGHREQARDRQRMAVIGSVAAVVIGATGFGVYALVGDDEAGRGGVGTTTADGKQPETVETGPPTAEEVRTVAGDFLDAWAAGKERQAAALTDDQTTALKALTAFREDAAIDEIAFTPQKPKQREVAFAAETKIVHEETTADWSYDGAVSVVRDKKTGDALVHWEPSVLHPELKDGQSIETGEAGTPPIKAVDRNGTELTKDDHPALGGILADLRKRYGDKAGGEPGIETRILDAKGEETGTTLLTLSEGEEGTLRTTIDLGVQQAAESAIAGKNKAAVVAVKPSTGEILAVAHTPAPGFNIAFQGLYAPGSTMKVVTAAMLMDKGLASPNAAHPCPKEFEYGDWPFHNDDHFEIKGGTFAQSFARSCNTAFISQAPELQNDSLTNYARDVFGLGLTWQVGTSTMDGRVPVQSAAQMGASLIGQGGVRMNPLNMASVSATVKTGVFKQPYIVSPQIDGRTLTGAPQTMKPETASGLRQMMNLTAVSGTAAAPMAGMSGDFGAKTGSAEVMGQKKPDAWFTAYSGDIAAAAVVPAVGHGGEYAGPVVRKVLDAYGG; from the coding sequence ATGGGTCACAGGGAACAGGCGCGGGACAGGCAGCGCATGGCGGTCATCGGTTCCGTGGCCGCCGTCGTCATAGGCGCCACCGGCTTCGGCGTGTACGCGCTGGTGGGCGACGACGAGGCGGGCCGCGGCGGCGTGGGAACGACGACCGCCGACGGGAAGCAGCCGGAGACCGTCGAGACCGGGCCGCCGACCGCGGAGGAAGTCCGCACGGTGGCGGGCGACTTCCTCGACGCCTGGGCCGCCGGCAAGGAGCGGCAGGCCGCCGCCCTCACCGACGACCAGACCACCGCGCTGAAGGCGCTCACCGCGTTCCGCGAGGACGCCGCCATCGACGAGATCGCGTTCACCCCGCAGAAGCCGAAGCAGCGCGAGGTCGCCTTCGCGGCCGAGACGAAGATCGTCCACGAGGAGACCACCGCCGACTGGTCCTACGACGGTGCCGTGAGCGTCGTACGGGACAAGAAGACCGGCGACGCACTCGTCCACTGGGAACCGTCCGTCCTGCACCCCGAGTTGAAGGACGGCCAGAGCATCGAGACCGGCGAGGCGGGCACCCCGCCGATCAAGGCCGTCGACCGCAACGGCACCGAACTCACCAAGGACGACCACCCGGCGCTGGGCGGCATCCTCGCCGACCTGCGCAAGCGCTACGGAGACAAGGCGGGCGGGGAGCCCGGCATCGAGACCCGCATCCTCGACGCGAAGGGCGAGGAGACCGGCACCACCCTCCTCACCCTCTCCGAAGGGGAGGAGGGCACCCTCCGGACCACGATCGACCTCGGCGTGCAGCAGGCCGCCGAGTCCGCGATCGCCGGCAAGAACAAGGCAGCCGTCGTCGCCGTGAAGCCCAGCACCGGCGAGATTTTGGCCGTCGCCCACACCCCCGCGCCCGGCTTCAACATCGCCTTCCAGGGCCTCTACGCCCCCGGCTCCACGATGAAGGTCGTCACCGCGGCCATGCTCATGGACAAGGGTCTCGCCTCGCCGAACGCGGCGCACCCGTGCCCGAAGGAGTTCGAGTACGGCGACTGGCCCTTCCACAACGACGACCACTTCGAGATCAAGGGCGGCACCTTCGCGCAGAGCTTCGCCCGCTCCTGCAACACCGCCTTCATCAGCCAGGCCCCGGAACTGCAGAACGACTCGCTGACGAACTACGCCCGCGACGTCTTCGGGCTCGGCCTCACCTGGCAGGTCGGCACCTCCACCATGGACGGCCGCGTCCCGGTGCAGAGCGCCGCGCAGATGGGCGCCTCCCTCATCGGGCAGGGCGGCGTGCGGATGAACCCGCTCAACATGGCGTCCGTCTCGGCGACTGTGAAGACCGGCGTCTTCAAGCAGCCGTACATCGTCTCCCCCCAGATCGACGGCCGCACGCTGACCGGCGCCCCGCAGACGATGAAACCGGAGACCGCGAGCGGCCTGCGGCAGATGATGAACCTCACCGCGGTGAGCGGCACCGCGGCGGCGCCCATGGCCGGCATGAGCGGCGACTTCGGAGCGAAGACCGGCTCGGCCGAGGTGATGGGCCAGAAGAAGCCGGACGCGTGGTTCACGGCGTACTCCGGAGACATCGCGGCTGCGGCGGTCGTACCCGCTGTCGGCCACGGCGGCGAATACGCGGGCCCGGTGGTCCGCAAGGTCCTCGACGCCTACGGCGGCTGA
- a CDS encoding YbaK/EbsC family protein, with protein MTAPSAAHPRFAAALAALGLDAIEVRAFPDGTRTAADAAAAVGCELSQIVKSLVFEADGAPVLVLMDGATRVDLARVRERLGAGTVGRANAAAVRRATGYAIGGVPPFGHVTPLRVLADRGLLAHTIVWAAAGTPHTVFPIGPEALIAHAGADLADVAETRQTPA; from the coding sequence ATGACCGCTCCGTCCGCCGCGCACCCGCGCTTCGCCGCCGCACTCGCCGCACTGGGCCTCGACGCCATCGAGGTCCGCGCCTTTCCCGACGGCACCCGGACCGCTGCCGACGCAGCGGCGGCGGTCGGCTGCGAGCTGAGCCAGATCGTGAAGTCGCTCGTCTTCGAGGCCGACGGCGCACCCGTGCTCGTGCTGATGGACGGCGCGACCCGCGTCGACCTCGCCCGGGTGCGGGAACGGCTCGGCGCGGGCACGGTCGGCCGGGCGAACGCCGCCGCCGTCCGCCGGGCCACCGGCTACGCCATCGGCGGGGTGCCGCCGTTCGGCCACGTCACGCCGCTGCGCGTGCTCGCCGACCGCGGGCTGCTCGCGCACACCATCGTGTGGGCTGCGGCGGGGACGCCGCACACCGTCTTCCCGATCGGACCGGAGGCGCTGATCGCCCACGCCGGGGCCGACCTCGCCGACGTCGCCGAGACCCGGCAGACCCCCGCCTGA
- a CDS encoding ABC-F family ATP-binding cassette domain-containing protein: protein MAVNLVNLEAVSKVYGTRALLDGLSLGVSEGDRIGVVGRNGDGKTTLIRILARQESPDGGRVTHAGGLRIGVLTQHDSLDPAATVRHEVLGDMADHEWAGNAKIRDVLTGLFGGLDLPGFPDGLETVIGPLSGGERRRIALAQLLISEQDLIVLDEPTNHLDVEGISWLAGHLRARRSALVCVTHDRWFLDQVCTRMWDVQRGSVHEYDGGYSDYVFARAERERIAATEEAKRQNLMRKELAWLRRGAPARTSKPRFRIEAANALIADVPPPRNDAELMRFANSRLGKTVLDLEDVTVQAGPKVLLRHLTWQLGPGDRIGLVGVNGAGKTSLLRAMEEAARSGGEKQPAAGRVKVGRTVKLAYLSQEVAEVDPNWRVLEAVERVRSRVELGKGREMTASQLCEKFGFVKEKQWTPVGDLSGGERRRLQILRLLMDEPNVLFLDEPTNDLDIETLTQLEDLLDGWAGSLVVISHDRYFLERTTDRVHALLGDGTLRMLPRGVDEYLERRARVRAQTPAAQAATHPAGRNGQSVQSGQVGQAAAKPAALSRAAQKELQRIERRLDKVGAEESTLHGEIAEHATDFERVAGLDARLRELASERDDLETRWLELAEGE, encoded by the coding sequence ATGGCAGTCAACCTCGTCAACCTGGAAGCCGTCAGCAAGGTGTACGGCACGCGTGCCCTGCTGGACGGCCTCTCGCTCGGCGTCAGCGAGGGCGATCGCATCGGCGTCGTCGGGCGGAACGGGGACGGCAAGACCACCCTCATTCGCATCCTCGCCCGGCAGGAGTCCCCCGACGGCGGGCGCGTCACGCACGCGGGCGGGCTGCGCATCGGGGTGCTCACCCAGCACGACTCCCTCGACCCGGCGGCCACCGTCCGCCACGAGGTGCTGGGCGACATGGCCGACCACGAGTGGGCCGGGAACGCGAAGATCCGCGACGTGCTCACCGGCCTGTTCGGCGGGCTGGACCTGCCGGGCTTCCCGGACGGGCTGGAAACGGTGATCGGCCCGCTCTCCGGCGGAGAGCGCCGTCGCATCGCGCTCGCGCAGCTGCTGATCTCCGAGCAGGACCTGATCGTGCTCGACGAGCCGACCAACCACCTGGACGTCGAGGGCATCTCCTGGCTGGCCGGGCACCTGCGGGCGCGGCGCTCGGCGCTGGTGTGCGTCACCCACGACCGCTGGTTCCTGGACCAGGTGTGCACCCGCATGTGGGACGTGCAGCGCGGCAGCGTGCACGAGTACGACGGCGGGTACAGCGACTACGTGTTCGCCCGCGCCGAGCGGGAACGCATCGCCGCGACCGAGGAGGCCAAGCGGCAGAACCTGATGCGGAAGGAACTGGCCTGGCTCCGGCGCGGTGCCCCCGCCCGTACCAGCAAGCCGCGGTTCCGCATCGAGGCGGCGAACGCGCTGATCGCCGACGTGCCGCCGCCCCGGAACGACGCGGAGCTGATGCGGTTCGCCAACTCCCGGCTCGGGAAGACCGTCCTGGACCTGGAGGACGTGACCGTGCAGGCCGGACCGAAGGTGCTGCTGCGGCACCTGACCTGGCAGCTGGGGCCGGGCGATCGCATCGGGCTGGTCGGCGTCAACGGCGCCGGCAAGACCTCGCTGCTGCGGGCGATGGAGGAGGCCGCGCGCAGCGGCGGCGAGAAGCAGCCCGCCGCAGGACGCGTCAAGGTCGGCAGAACGGTCAAACTGGCCTACCTCTCGCAGGAGGTGGCCGAGGTCGACCCGAACTGGCGCGTGCTGGAGGCGGTGGAGCGGGTGCGCTCCCGCGTGGAGCTGGGCAAGGGCCGGGAGATGACCGCTTCGCAGCTCTGCGAGAAGTTCGGCTTCGTGAAGGAGAAGCAGTGGACGCCGGTAGGTGACCTGTCCGGCGGCGAGCGCCGTCGGCTGCAGATCCTGCGGCTGCTGATGGACGAGCCCAACGTCCTCTTCCTCGACGAGCCCACCAACGATCTGGACATCGAGACGCTGACCCAGCTCGAGGATCTGCTCGACGGCTGGGCAGGCTCCCTCGTCGTCATCTCCCACGACCGCTACTTCCTGGAACGCACCACCGACCGCGTCCACGCGCTGCTGGGCGACGGGACGTTGCGGATGCTGCCGCGCGGCGTCGACGAGTACCTGGAGCGGCGGGCCCGGGTACGCGCGCAGACGCCCGCCGCGCAGGCGGCGACCCATCCGGCCGGACGGAACGGGCAATCGGTGCAGTCCGGGCAGGTAGGGCAGGCCGCCGCGAAACCGGCCGCGCTGTCCCGTGCCGCACAGAAGGAACTCCAGCGCATCGAGCGGCGGCTGGACAAGGTCGGCGCCGAGGAGTCCACGCTGCACGGCGAGATCGCCGAGCACGCCACGGACTTCGAGCGCGTCGCCGGCCTGGACGCCCGGTTGCGCGAACTGGCCTCCGAACGCGACGACTTGGAGACCCGCTGGCTGGAACTCGCCGAAGGCGAGTAG
- a CDS encoding PQQ-binding-like beta-propeller repeat protein, whose translation MSQPPPPPPSQPPQPGDGSGESKDPPAESPAADKPSLDKESPQQPDAGGYGYPQQPPQGGGYGYPGPAAPGDVSQQPTQGYGYPGAPGAAPGAPGSPGAPAGYGPQPGGFGQPGPYGQPGPYAGPGPYGQPGPYGQPGQPGPYGHPGMAQTLPPGAAPGGPAPGRDSNKTVAIIAAAVATLLIVGVGVWFLTKGSGGDPDPQGDTRGTTQGTTGGDSGGSTGGDGNVGDGHQPSGTEGELLFSVDAPKVGDITSVPGMWATEDIFVKTSVNAILGLNASDGSEAWKIPLDGQVCAAALQQTEDGKTAVVTRETRSSKARCNQMAVLDLAAGKKVWQKTMPNEANVNSLGGSVTISQGTVAAAWIGGSVGYPLAGGEPVWAGEFGGECRDDGYAGGAKLIALVECGSYTKPQYLVQTLDPKTGKAQSEFKVPGSVRTVSVASTDPLVLVVGAGGPSPTDIMTVSDDMKLMAKISLGSRYEVDCDLSAEGCRGIVATDDAVYMRTQMHESSAEYGRTNEIMKFDIKTGTTKWKSAAGEKRAMTPLRYDEGKLIGYRLPSYEQGGEIVAIDPENGKQTSWLKLQQTHMEEQFVAYRLLDRALFAYGRLHLQTDLLSERDDGDKPLAAVFGVD comes from the coding sequence ATGTCTCAGCCGCCCCCTCCTCCCCCCAGCCAGCCGCCCCAGCCCGGTGACGGGTCCGGTGAGTCGAAGGACCCGCCCGCAGAGAGCCCGGCCGCGGACAAGCCCTCCCTCGACAAGGAGTCGCCGCAGCAGCCCGACGCCGGGGGCTACGGCTACCCGCAGCAGCCCCCGCAGGGCGGCGGCTACGGCTACCCGGGGCCGGCCGCTCCGGGCGACGTGTCGCAGCAGCCGACACAGGGCTACGGCTACCCCGGCGCGCCCGGCGCCGCTCCCGGTGCCCCGGGTTCCCCCGGTGCTCCCGCTGGGTACGGCCCGCAGCCCGGCGGCTTCGGCCAGCCCGGCCCGTACGGTCAGCCCGGCCCGTACGCCGGGCCCGGACCCTACGGTCAGCCCGGCCCGTACGGCCAGCCCGGTCAGCCCGGCCCGTACGGGCACCCCGGCATGGCCCAGACCCTGCCGCCCGGCGCGGCGCCGGGCGGTCCCGCGCCCGGCCGTGACAGCAACAAGACCGTCGCGATCATCGCGGCGGCCGTGGCCACGCTGCTGATCGTGGGTGTCGGTGTCTGGTTCCTCACCAAGGGCTCCGGCGGCGACCCCGACCCCCAGGGGGACACCCGCGGCACCACGCAGGGCACCACCGGCGGCGACAGCGGCGGGTCCACCGGTGGCGACGGCAACGTCGGCGACGGTCACCAGCCGTCCGGCACCGAGGGCGAGCTGCTGTTCAGCGTGGACGCCCCGAAGGTCGGCGACATCACCTCGGTCCCGGGCATGTGGGCGACCGAGGACATCTTCGTCAAGACCTCGGTCAACGCCATCCTCGGCCTCAACGCCTCCGACGGCTCCGAGGCGTGGAAGATCCCCCTCGACGGACAGGTGTGTGCGGCCGCGCTCCAGCAGACCGAGGACGGCAAGACCGCCGTCGTCACCCGCGAGACCCGCTCCAGCAAGGCGCGCTGCAACCAGATGGCCGTCCTCGATCTGGCCGCGGGCAAGAAGGTGTGGCAGAAGACCATGCCCAACGAAGCCAATGTCAACAGCCTCGGTGGCAGCGTCACCATCAGCCAGGGCACCGTGGCGGCGGCCTGGATCGGCGGCTCCGTCGGCTACCCGCTGGCGGGCGGCGAACCCGTCTGGGCCGGCGAGTTCGGCGGCGAGTGCCGTGACGACGGCTACGCGGGCGGCGCGAAGCTGATCGCGCTGGTCGAGTGCGGCAGCTACACCAAGCCGCAGTACCTCGTGCAGACGCTGGACCCGAAGACCGGCAAGGCGCAGAGCGAGTTCAAGGTTCCGGGCAGCGTCCGCACGGTGTCGGTGGCCTCCACCGACCCGCTGGTCCTCGTGGTCGGCGCCGGCGGCCCGTCGCCGACCGACATCATGACCGTCTCCGACGACATGAAGCTGATGGCGAAGATCTCCCTCGGCAGCCGCTACGAGGTCGACTGCGACCTGTCTGCCGAGGGCTGCCGCGGCATCGTCGCGACCGACGACGCCGTGTACATGCGCACGCAGATGCACGAGTCGAGCGCGGAGTACGGCCGGACGAACGAGATCATGAAGTTCGACATCAAGACCGGCACGACCAAGTGGAAGTCGGCCGCGGGCGAGAAGCGCGCCATGACGCCGCTGCGCTACGACGAGGGCAAGCTGATCGGCTACCGCCTGCCCAGCTACGAGCAGGGCGGGGAGATCGTCGCGATCGACCCGGAGAACGGCAAGCAGACGAGCTGGCTCAAGCTCCAGCAGACGCACATGGAGGAGCAGTTCGTCGCCTACCGGCTGCTGGACCGGGCGCTGTTCGCGTACGGCCGGCTGCACCTGCAGACCGACCTGCTCTCCGAGCGTGACGACGGCGACAAGCCGCTGGCGGCGGTCTTCGGCGTCGACTGA
- a CDS encoding response regulator transcription factor, whose translation MGVRVVVVDEKRLLAEALATALRLRGHRVLAAAAPGAGTVELVVARAPEVCLLGTATPSAPGAFDPVKRIRSARPQIGVVVLGPVRCPRGIAAAFAAGASGYVRQDERIEGVERAMAKARAGEAAVAPQLLQRAFAELLHPPAEADDEAARLLRLLTPREVAVLVRVAEGEDTRLIAAGMGIAPSTARTHVQRVLRKLAVTSRLEAAALAARTGLLDRAAKGSLPAGE comes from the coding sequence ATGGGTGTGCGGGTCGTCGTGGTGGACGAGAAGCGGCTGCTGGCGGAAGCGCTGGCCACGGCGCTGCGTCTGCGCGGGCACCGGGTGCTCGCCGCGGCGGCGCCCGGCGCCGGGACGGTCGAGCTGGTCGTCGCGCGGGCGCCGGAGGTGTGCCTGCTGGGCACGGCGACGCCGTCCGCACCGGGGGCGTTCGATCCGGTGAAACGTATCCGCTCCGCGCGGCCGCAGATCGGCGTGGTGGTGCTCGGGCCGGTGCGCTGCCCGCGCGGCATCGCTGCGGCGTTCGCCGCGGGCGCGTCCGGCTACGTCCGGCAGGACGAGCGGATCGAGGGCGTCGAACGGGCCATGGCCAAGGCCCGGGCCGGCGAGGCGGCCGTGGCGCCGCAGCTGCTCCAGCGGGCGTTCGCCGAACTGCTGCACCCGCCGGCGGAGGCGGACGACGAGGCGGCGCGGCTGCTGCGCCTCCTCACCCCGCGCGAGGTGGCGGTACTGGTGCGCGTGGCCGAGGGCGAGGACACCCGGCTGATCGCCGCGGGCATGGGGATCGCCCCCAGTACCGCACGCACCCACGTGCAGCGGGTGCTGCGGAAGCTGGCCGTGACCTCCCGCTTGGAGGCGGCCGCGCTGGCGGCACGTACCGGGCTGCTGGACCGGGCCGCGAAGGGGTCACTCCCCGCCGGGGAGTGA